The Chanos chanos chromosome 6, fChaCha1.1, whole genome shotgun sequence genome includes a region encoding these proteins:
- the fam222bb gene encoding protein FAM222B isoform X1, which yields MLACLPVTDPSYQLLSHTQMNTGLQKWDTTQKMRSAHYPTPAELDAYAKKVANNPLTIKIFPNSVKVPQRKHIRRTVNGLDTSSQRYSPYPSQVSTRTGLLAIVKVPVKGILKDLDGSRSRFLPKIIMNPHGGPYVTPSTLSLSQTVPHIQALSQPQPMAQNSLSHPPQNLPHPQAMQQQKSLSHPPSLQQQSLSRQQTLQQSLAHQQQTVPHQNLNHQQTLMQQQQQQQRQAGPQGLRHIPDLAPPGSLQHTQGFPHNQPITQAPGAGPPAPNMMLQQQPLPGMQVPRKLPDADAPPNVTVSTSTIPLSMAASLHQTRPGDLSSIVHQINQFCQARAGMGTTSVCEGQIANPSPISRNLLINASSRVCTQNLAANPLPSCSVSSSDKPGPPPANALPLPNMAAANRMPIYHNDMKQQQQPQASLPQQPQQRSWNQHQLAHLQQQLPEGAHPGKNLSRETTGGPGFPIKGMSYPPQEVCMGQPFNLKPPTDKPTPSPPVNGMPGAMSYSNGHYIQPPWNNILPTPNSDSSGSQDLAMPFPGGLSGTSIDCTTGVQYRTASAATGQTNLMQTMDYMGGEFQAPCLREQNPGMMVKMHRPPASRAQDSGDARHIHIHHPGYR from the exons ATGCTGGCGTGTCTGCCGGTAACAGACCCCTCCTATCAGCTTCTCTCCCACACGCAGATGAACACTGGACTTCAGAAAT GGGACACTACACAGAAGATGAGATCTGCACATTATCCAACCCCAGCAGAATTGGATGCCTATGCTAAGAAAGTTGCCAATAACCCACTGACTATAAAAATCTTTCCAAATAGTGTGAAAGTACCTCAGAGGAAGCATATCCGCCGCACGGTCAACGGACTTGACACCTCAAGTCAACGCTACAGTCCCTACCCGTCTCAGGTCAGTACCAGGACAGGCCTTCTGGCCATAGTCAAAGTGCCCGTCAAAGGGATCCTCAAGGACTTGGACGGCAGCCGAAGCCGTTTCCTCCCTAAGATCATCATGAACCCACACGGCGGTCCGTACGTCACTCCGAGCACTTTAAGCCTTTCTCAGACTGTTCCTCACATACAGGCTCTCTCTCAGCCCCAGCCTATGGCACAGAATAGCCTGTCACACCCTCCGCAGAACCTGCCCCACCCCCAAGCCATGCAACAGCAGAAGAGCCTCTCTCATCCACCTAGTTTACAGCAGCAAAGCTTGAGCCGTCAACAGACTTTACAGCAGAGCCTTGCCCACCAACAACAGACTGTGCCACATCAAAACCTAAACCACCAACAGACTCTAatgcagcaacagcaacaacagcagagacaggCGGGGCCCCAGGGGCTTAGGCATATTCCTGATCTAGCTCCCCCAGGCAGTCTGCAGCACACACAAGGTTTCCCTCATAACCAACCCATCACTCAGGCCCCTGGAGCAGGCCCCCCAGCCCCCAACATGATGCTGCAGCAGCAACCCTTGCCAGGCATGCAAGTTCCACGGAAGCTGCCAGATGCCGACGCCCCTCCCAACGTGACTGTGTCTACCTCAACCATCCCGCTCTCCATGGCTGCCAGCCTACACCAGACCCGCCCCGGCGACTTGAGCAGCATCGTTCACCAGATCAATCAATTCTGCCAGGCGCGTGCTGGCATGGGGACTACCTCTGTGTGCGAAGGACAGATTGCCAACCCCAGTCCCATCAGCCGCAATCTGCTAATCAACGCCAGTTCCCGGGTGTGTACTCAGAACCTGGCTGCAAACCCCCTGCCCTCCTGTAGTGTCAGCTCTTCTGATAAACCTGGCCCACCCCCTGCCAATGCTCTTCCACTGCCCAACATGGCTGCTGCTAATAGGATGCCCATCTACCATaatgacatgaaacagcagcagcagccccAGGCATCGTTACCACAGCAACCGCAACAGCGCTCTTGGAACCAACACCAGCTGGCTCATCTGCAACAGCAGCTCCCCGAGGGGGCTCACCCTGGTAAGAACCTATCCAGGGAGACCACGGGTGGGCCCGGGTTCCCCATTAAGGGTATGAGCTATCCACCGCAGGAGGTGTGCATGGGCCAGCCCTTCAACCTGAAACCTCCCACTGACAAGCCCACGCCTTCGCCCCCCGTCAACGGGATGCCGGGAGCGATGAGCTACAGCAACGGCCACTACATCCAACCACCCTGGAACAACATTTTGCCAACGCCAAACAGCGACAGCTCAGGGTCTCAGGACCTGGCTATGCCATTCCCCGGGGGTCTCTCAGGGACCTCCATAGACTGCACAACGGGAGTACAGTACAGAACTGCGTCCGCCGCCACCGGTCAGACCAACCTGATGCAAACCATGGATTACATGGGCGGGGAATTCCAAGCTCCCTGTCTCCGAGAGCAGAACCCGGGCATGATGGTAAAGATGCACAGACCCCCGGCGAGCAGGGCCCAAGATTCAGGTGACGCTAGACATATTCACATTCACCATCCAGGGTACAGATGA
- the fam222bb gene encoding protein FAM222B isoform X2: MLACLPVTDPSYQLLSHTQMNTGLQKWDTTQKMRSAHYPTPAELDAYAKKVANNPLTIKIFPNSVKVPQRKHIRRTVNGLDTSSQRYSPYPSQVSTRTGLLAIVKVPVKGILKDLDGSRSRFLPKIIMNPHGGPYVTPSTLSLSQTVPHIQALSQPQPMAQNSLSHPPQNLPHPQAMQQQKSLSHPPSLQQPQGFPHNQPITQAPGAGPPAPNMMLQQQPLPGMQVPRKLPDADAPPNVTVSTSTIPLSMAASLHQTRPGDLSSIVHQINQFCQARAGMGTTSVCEGQIANPSPISRNLLINASSRVCTQNLAANPLPSCSVSSSDKPGPPPANALPLPNMAAANRMPIYHNDMKQQQQPQASLPQQPQQRSWNQHQLAHLQQQLPEGAHPGKNLSRETTGGPGFPIKGMSYPPQEVCMGQPFNLKPPTDKPTPSPPVNGMPGAMSYSNGHYIQPPWNNILPTPNSDSSGSQDLAMPFPGGLSGTSIDCTTGVQYRTASAATGQTNLMQTMDYMGGEFQAPCLREQNPGMMVKMHRPPASRAQDSGDARHIHIHHPGYR, from the exons ATGCTGGCGTGTCTGCCGGTAACAGACCCCTCCTATCAGCTTCTCTCCCACACGCAGATGAACACTGGACTTCAGAAAT GGGACACTACACAGAAGATGAGATCTGCACATTATCCAACCCCAGCAGAATTGGATGCCTATGCTAAGAAAGTTGCCAATAACCCACTGACTATAAAAATCTTTCCAAATAGTGTGAAAGTACCTCAGAGGAAGCATATCCGCCGCACGGTCAACGGACTTGACACCTCAAGTCAACGCTACAGTCCCTACCCGTCTCAGGTCAGTACCAGGACAGGCCTTCTGGCCATAGTCAAAGTGCCCGTCAAAGGGATCCTCAAGGACTTGGACGGCAGCCGAAGCCGTTTCCTCCCTAAGATCATCATGAACCCACACGGCGGTCCGTACGTCACTCCGAGCACTTTAAGCCTTTCTCAGACTGTTCCTCACATACAGGCTCTCTCTCAGCCCCAGCCTATGGCACAGAATAGCCTGTCACACCCTCCGCAGAACCTGCCCCACCCCCAAGCCATGCAACAGCAGAAGAGCCTCTCTCATCCACCTAGTTTACAGCAGC CACAAGGTTTCCCTCATAACCAACCCATCACTCAGGCCCCTGGAGCAGGCCCCCCAGCCCCCAACATGATGCTGCAGCAGCAACCCTTGCCAGGCATGCAAGTTCCACGGAAGCTGCCAGATGCCGACGCCCCTCCCAACGTGACTGTGTCTACCTCAACCATCCCGCTCTCCATGGCTGCCAGCCTACACCAGACCCGCCCCGGCGACTTGAGCAGCATCGTTCACCAGATCAATCAATTCTGCCAGGCGCGTGCTGGCATGGGGACTACCTCTGTGTGCGAAGGACAGATTGCCAACCCCAGTCCCATCAGCCGCAATCTGCTAATCAACGCCAGTTCCCGGGTGTGTACTCAGAACCTGGCTGCAAACCCCCTGCCCTCCTGTAGTGTCAGCTCTTCTGATAAACCTGGCCCACCCCCTGCCAATGCTCTTCCACTGCCCAACATGGCTGCTGCTAATAGGATGCCCATCTACCATaatgacatgaaacagcagcagcagccccAGGCATCGTTACCACAGCAACCGCAACAGCGCTCTTGGAACCAACACCAGCTGGCTCATCTGCAACAGCAGCTCCCCGAGGGGGCTCACCCTGGTAAGAACCTATCCAGGGAGACCACGGGTGGGCCCGGGTTCCCCATTAAGGGTATGAGCTATCCACCGCAGGAGGTGTGCATGGGCCAGCCCTTCAACCTGAAACCTCCCACTGACAAGCCCACGCCTTCGCCCCCCGTCAACGGGATGCCGGGAGCGATGAGCTACAGCAACGGCCACTACATCCAACCACCCTGGAACAACATTTTGCCAACGCCAAACAGCGACAGCTCAGGGTCTCAGGACCTGGCTATGCCATTCCCCGGGGGTCTCTCAGGGACCTCCATAGACTGCACAACGGGAGTACAGTACAGAACTGCGTCCGCCGCCACCGGTCAGACCAACCTGATGCAAACCATGGATTACATGGGCGGGGAATTCCAAGCTCCCTGTCTCCGAGAGCAGAACCCGGGCATGATGGTAAAGATGCACAGACCCCCGGCGAGCAGGGCCCAAGATTCAGGTGACGCTAGACATATTCACATTCACCATCCAGGGTACAGATGA
- the p2rx8 gene encoding purinergic receptor P2X, ligand-gated ion channel, 8 produces the protein MALACRHVLLSVFDYKTEKYVIAKNKKVGVLYRIIQLTILGYIVGWVFVTKKGYQDTEEAILSSVITKVKGVAFINTSSGSRFWGPEDYVIPQQGEAVFFITTNFIETPEQRLGYCAESIKVPDGHCRVNSDCPEGETVIAGHGVKSGRCLKKDSNSTGTCEIHGWCPVERSHKPKEPLLGKAENFTVYIKNFIRFPKFAFSKSNVLETANDTYLKRCLYDEVGHPYCPIFRLGDIVSRAGHNFQDMAVLGGAVGILIEWKCDLDKGYSQCHPQYSFTRLDASGPNSSMSSGYNFRYARHFKNPSGQSYRSLFKVYGIRFDIMVHGKAGRFSIIPTIINIGSGLALMGAGAFFCDMVLLYMMKNRTLYRERKFETDKNVNNNDKDLKAKEPNKQRSEFQQLTDLSPEN, from the exons ATGGCACTGGCCTGTCGACATGTTTTACTTTCCGTGTTTGAttacaagacagaaaaatatgttattgcCAAAAACAAGAAAGTTGGTGTTTTATACAGGATTATTCAGCTGACGATACTTGGATACATTGTCGG CTGGGTGTTCGTGACCAAAAAAGGCTATCAGGACACAGAGGAAGCAATCTTGAGTTCTGTCATTACCAAAGTTAAAGGAGTTGCTTTCATCAACACAAGTTCAGGTTCTCGTTTCTGGGGACCTGAGGACTATGTCATACCACAGCAG GGTGAGGCTGTTTTTTTCATAACCACAAATTTCATAGAAACACCAGAGCAGAGACTGGGCTACTGTGCTGAG agCATTAAGGTCCCTGATGGTCACTGTAGAGTGAATTCAGACTGcccagagggagagacagttaTCGCTGGACATG GGGTTAAGAGTGGACGCTGCTTGAAAAAAGATAGTAATTCTACTGGCACATGTGAAATACATGGCTGGTGTCCAGTTGAAAGAAGCCACAAACCAAA GGAACCTTTGTTAGGAAAAGCTGAAAACTTCACCGTTTACATCAAGAACTTCATCCGATTTCCAAAGTTTGCCTTCTCAAA ATCCAACGTTTTAGAGACGGCCAACGACACCTATCTAAAACGATGTCTGTATGATGAGGTTGGTCACCCCTACTGCCCTATCTTCCGCCTGGGGGACATTGTTAGCAGGGCGGGACATAACTTCCAGGACATGGCTGTTCTG GGAGGAGCAGTTGGAATTTTGATTGAGTGGAAGTGTGACCTTGATAAAGGCTATTCACAGTGCCATCCACAGTATAGCTTCACACGTCTAGATGCCTCTGGACCAAACAGCTCAATGTCATCAGGATACAATTTCAG ATACGCTcgtcattttaaaaatccttCTGGACAGAGCTATCGAAGTCTATTCAAGGTGTATGGAATTCGCTTTGACATCATGGTGCATGGAAAG GCTGGCAGGTTTAGCATCATTCCCACTATCATAAACATAGGTTCAGGTCTGGCTTTAATGGGTGCT GGAGCATTCTTCTGTGACATGGTGTTGCTATACATGATGAAAAACAGGACCTTATACAGAGAACGCAAGTTTGAGACAGACAA GAACGTGAACAATAATGACAAGGATCTAAAGGCAAaggaaccaaacaaacagaggtcAGAGTTCCAGCAACTCACAGACCTGTCGCCGGAAAACTAA